One region of Vescimonas fastidiosa genomic DNA includes:
- the ytvI gene encoding sporulation integral membrane protein YtvI — MSDKYRNFITLALYWGLLLLLCWIGVRYVLLWLLPFLIALGVAYIMEPMVCYLRKKLRLRRGFVSAVLSFVLLALLLTALTVLCLNLLQQSVRLFKALPQYLAELPVYFSALQERLEQFCSSCPKSLQSWLQQVLSDSSRELSAWFARFSAQCVSTAAEALKDIPSVFLFTATTVLAVFFTAARLPAILDFLRRQLPPQRQKQVGGVKDNLLSTLSKWFKAQCILLGVTFAELLAGLLLIRQPYALLLAAAIALIDALPVFGTGTVLLPWAAVCLLLQHTPKAFSLVAIYAVITLVRSFLEPKVMAAQVDLPPLAALMAMYIGFCTFGVGGMIFFPLALLFLKQLHDAGYLRLWKQ; from the coding sequence ATGTCGGATAAATACCGCAACTTCATAACCTTGGCACTGTACTGGGGTCTTTTGCTTCTGCTGTGCTGGATCGGGGTACGGTATGTGCTTTTGTGGCTGCTGCCGTTTCTTATCGCTCTGGGCGTGGCATACATCATGGAGCCCATGGTGTGCTATCTGCGGAAAAAGCTGCGCCTACGCCGCGGGTTTGTGTCGGCGGTACTCTCCTTCGTGCTGCTGGCACTGCTTTTGACGGCGCTTACCGTGCTGTGCCTGAATCTATTGCAGCAGTCCGTGCGGTTGTTTAAGGCGCTGCCCCAATATCTCGCAGAGCTGCCCGTATATTTTTCCGCCCTACAGGAGCGGCTGGAGCAGTTTTGCAGCTCCTGCCCCAAAAGCCTGCAGTCCTGGCTGCAGCAGGTCCTGTCGGACAGTTCTCGGGAATTATCCGCTTGGTTCGCCCGTTTTTCTGCCCAATGCGTCTCCACCGCCGCCGAAGCGCTGAAGGATATACCCTCCGTTTTCCTTTTTACAGCAACCACTGTACTGGCCGTATTCTTTACAGCGGCGCGGCTACCGGCCATCCTGGATTTTCTCCGCCGCCAGCTCCCGCCCCAAAGGCAGAAGCAGGTCGGCGGTGTGAAGGACAATCTTCTCAGCACCCTGAGCAAATGGTTCAAAGCTCAGTGTATACTCCTGGGCGTCACCTTCGCGGAGCTGCTGGCGGGGCTGCTGCTCATTCGTCAGCCCTACGCTCTGCTTTTGGCCGCCGCCATCGCCCTCATAGACGCTCTGCCGGTATTCGGCACAGGGACGGTACTGCTGCCCTGGGCGGCGGTGTGCCTGCTCTTGCAGCATACGCCCAAAGCCTTCTCCCTTGTGGCTATTTACGCAGTCATTACCCTGGTGCGCAGCTTCCTGGAGCCCAAGGTCATGGCGGCCCAGGTGGACCTGCCCCCACTGGCGGCGCTGATGGCCATGTACATCGGCTTTTGCACCTTCGGCGTGGGAGGAATGATCT
- a CDS encoding ACT domain-containing protein — MSKKKYYIVSEDALPDIFIKVAEAKRMLQVGEAKNVGEAARLMNISRSAFYKYKDAVQPFQDMKAGRIITFYALLKDNPGVLSNYLSIFANSGANILTINQTIPTNGCAGVTISAETSEMKEGLEEMMAGISGAFGVLKFEVLAG; from the coding sequence ATGAGCAAGAAGAAGTACTACATTGTGTCCGAGGATGCGCTGCCGGACATCTTTATTAAAGTGGCCGAGGCTAAGCGGATGCTGCAGGTGGGGGAGGCAAAGAATGTTGGTGAGGCCGCCCGGCTTATGAACATCAGCCGCAGCGCCTTTTATAAGTATAAGGATGCGGTGCAGCCGTTTCAGGACATGAAGGCCGGACGTATCATTACTTTTTACGCCTTACTGAAGGACAACCCCGGTGTGCTCAGCAACTACCTGTCTATTTTTGCCAATTCCGGCGCAAATATACTGACCATTAATCAGACTATCCCCACCAATGGCTGCGCGGGCGTGACTATCTCTGCCGAGACCAGCGAAATGAAGGAGGGGCTGGAGGAGATGATGGCCGGTATTTCCGGCGCCTTCGGCGTGCTGAAATTCGAGGTTTTAGCGGGATAA
- a CDS encoding epoxyqueuosine reductase QueH: MTKTLLHTCCAPCSVSCVEQLRTEGIEPVSYWFNPNIHPYQEYKARRDTLIGYAKQINMELIVQEDYGLREFTCAVAEDIDHRCGTCYEMRLDRAAEFAAENGFDSFTSTLFVSPYQQHERMAQIAEQAARKWGVSFLYRDFRPGFRSGQQQARELGLYMQKYCGCIFSEEDRYAKQILRDQQEPLKHFQNR, translated from the coding sequence ATGACCAAAACTCTGCTGCACACCTGCTGCGCCCCCTGCTCCGTCTCCTGTGTGGAGCAGCTGCGCACCGAGGGCATTGAACCGGTTTCCTACTGGTTTAATCCCAACATCCATCCCTATCAGGAGTATAAGGCCCGCCGGGACACCCTCATCGGCTATGCCAAACAGATAAATATGGAGCTGATCGTGCAGGAGGACTACGGCCTGCGAGAATTTACCTGCGCTGTGGCAGAGGATATTGACCATCGCTGCGGAACATGCTATGAAATGCGTTTGGACCGGGCCGCTGAATTCGCTGCGGAAAACGGGTTTGACTCCTTTACCTCCACGCTGTTCGTCAGTCCCTATCAGCAGCACGAGCGCATGGCCCAGATTGCCGAGCAAGCGGCCCGGAAATGGGGCGTTTCCTTCCTCTACCGGGACTTTCGTCCGGGATTTCGCAGCGGTCAGCAGCAGGCCCGAGAGCTCGGACTCTATATGCAAAAATACTGTGGCTGCATTTTCAGCGAAGAGGATCGCTACGCAAAGCAGATTCTTCGCGATCAGCAGGAGCCGCTGAAGCACTTTCAAAACCGATAA
- a CDS encoding Coenzyme F420 hydrogenase/dehydrogenase, beta subunit C-terminal domain — MISTASAHLAPKEHCTGCSACASGCPRGAIKMVADKEGFLYPQVTDACVHCGHCTHICPALKHREQRPEPTVFAVWNEDEAQRRLSTSGGAFAAIAGFVLESGGVVFGAAMDGDMRVVHTAIQSKEDLPRLMGTKLVQSDMGECFQQVRYYLDRGTFVFFTGTPCQVDGLYRYLGESPELLLTADTLCSGVPSPGVWSKVVDAMHYIKQRRVTAVQFCKKLTGSESRFVVDFEGGGQYDAPLGKSDYGRGLFRGLFLRPACYHCTCCSTNRVADLTFGSFKGLPSDFYPQQQKLGVSMLLINTVKGAHIFDMIPLHREKRTLAEAVAGNPALSHPAAFPKERAAFFDAFINQPFHKVYHRFFSISDWSYRVANEGKLRNFIRRIQSGKKDEK; from the coding sequence ATGATCTCTACCGCGTCTGCCCATCTTGCACCCAAAGAGCACTGCACCGGCTGCAGCGCGTGCGCCAGCGGCTGCCCTCGGGGCGCTATCAAAATGGTTGCCGATAAGGAGGGGTTTCTCTATCCCCAGGTGACGGATGCCTGTGTCCACTGCGGTCACTGCACCCATATATGCCCGGCTTTGAAGCACCGGGAGCAGCGGCCTGAGCCCACAGTATTTGCTGTTTGGAATGAGGACGAGGCCCAGAGGCGGCTGTCCACCTCCGGCGGTGCGTTTGCCGCCATTGCCGGCTTTGTGCTGGAGTCCGGAGGCGTAGTATTCGGCGCGGCCATGGACGGAGATATGCGGGTGGTCCACACAGCTATCCAAAGCAAAGAGGATCTGCCGCGGCTCATGGGCACAAAGCTGGTCCAAAGCGACATGGGTGAGTGCTTCCAGCAGGTTCGCTATTATCTGGATCGTGGTACCTTTGTTTTCTTTACAGGCACGCCCTGTCAAGTTGATGGCCTTTACAGATATTTAGGGGAATCTCCGGAGCTTCTTCTCACGGCGGACACCCTTTGCAGCGGTGTTCCCTCCCCAGGGGTGTGGAGCAAGGTGGTGGATGCCATGCACTACATCAAGCAGCGTCGGGTCACCGCCGTGCAGTTCTGCAAAAAGCTCACAGGCAGCGAATCTCGCTTTGTGGTGGACTTTGAGGGCGGCGGCCAATATGACGCACCTCTGGGTAAATCTGACTACGGTCGGGGCCTGTTTCGGGGGTTATTTCTGCGCCCGGCCTGCTACCACTGCACCTGCTGCAGCACGAATCGCGTGGCCGACCTGACCTTTGGCTCCTTTAAGGGGCTGCCATCCGACTTTTATCCCCAGCAGCAGAAATTAGGCGTTTCCATGCTGCTTATCAACACCGTCAAGGGTGCGCACATCTTTGATATGATCCCCCTGCATCGTGAGAAACGGACTCTGGCGGAGGCGGTGGCCGGAAACCCGGCTCTCAGTCATCCTGCAGCCTTCCCCAAGGAGCGTGCCGCCTTCTTTGACGCCTTTATCAACCAGCCGTTCCACAAGGTCTATCACCGCTTTTTCTCTATATCCGATTGGTCGTACCGGGTGGCGAATGAGGGAAAGCTCCGCAATTTCATTCGCCGCATTCAATCCGGAAAGAAGGATGAGAAATGA
- the ruvC gene encoding crossover junction endodeoxyribonuclease RuvC, whose product MRILGIDPGVAIVGFGLIESDRGSLRMLQYGAITTPAGQPLAARLLQISRDMEELIQSFQPDEMSIEELFFSKNITTGIAVAHARGVILCAAEKHKLPIYEYTPMQVKQAVVGYGLADKKQVMDMTRRLLKLKAVPRPDDAADALAIALCHARSATSLLRRTDPGVKETV is encoded by the coding sequence ATGCGTATTCTGGGCATTGATCCGGGGGTTGCTATTGTGGGGTTCGGGCTTATTGAGTCTGACCGGGGTAGCCTGCGGATGCTGCAATACGGCGCCATCACAACCCCCGCCGGTCAGCCCCTTGCTGCGCGTCTTTTGCAGATCAGCCGGGACATGGAGGAGCTGATTCAATCTTTCCAGCCTGATGAAATGTCTATTGAGGAGCTGTTTTTTTCCAAAAATATCACCACGGGCATCGCCGTGGCCCATGCCAGAGGGGTCATCCTTTGTGCGGCAGAAAAGCACAAGCTGCCCATCTATGAGTATACGCCCATGCAGGTGAAGCAGGCGGTGGTGGGGTATGGACTGGCGGACAAGAAGCAGGTGATGGACATGACCCGTCGGCTGCTGAAGCTGAAGGCTGTGCCCCGGCCCGACGACGCCGCTGATGCCTTGGCGATTGCTCTGTGTCATGCCCGCAGTGCCACCAGCCTGCTGCGGCGTACAGACCCGGGCGTGAAGGAGACTGTGTAA